One segment of Schistocerca cancellata isolate TAMUIC-IGC-003103 chromosome 2, iqSchCanc2.1, whole genome shotgun sequence DNA contains the following:
- the LOC126161722 gene encoding sentrin-specific protease 8-like, whose amino-acid sequence MARDQVVLSFHDTLLHRSDIELLTGPYWLNDTLISFYFEYLQRVLFMNQKDYLFIGPEVTQCLKVSPFEEINVFLDPLNAKEYKYIFLALNDSDIVETTGGTHWSLLVYCKLEDTFFHFDSSSGFNNHHAKVLADGLSKYFSPIAKSVFIEAPSLQQTNSYDCGVHLLCNVDHIIGVSKQCKSLKDIGLVNRMIVNTKRMEILDLIETLSEKRE is encoded by the coding sequence ATGGCCAGAGATCAAGTTGTTTTGAGCTTTCATGATACACTGTTGCACAGATCCGACATTGAGCTATTAACTGGTCCATACTGGTTAAATGATACActtataagtttttattttgaataCTTACAAAGGGTGTTATTCATGAATCAAAAAGATTATTTATTCATTGGACCAGAAGTAACACAATGTCTGAAGGTATCACCATTTGAGGAAATAAATGTGTTTTTGGACCCACTAAATGCAAAAGaatataaatatattttccttGCATTGAATGATTCTGACATAGTTGAGACAACTGGTGGTACCCACTGGAGTTTACTAGTTTACTGCAAGCTGGAAGATACATTTTTCCATTTTGATTCTTCTTCTGGCTTTAATAATCATCATGCAAAAGTACTGGCAGATGGGCTTTCAAAGTATTTCTCTCCAATTGCTAAATCAGTCTTTATTGAAGCACCATCTCTCCAACAGACCAACTCTTATGACTGTGGGgttcatttactgtgtaatgtCGATCACATTATAGGGGTGTCTAAACAATGTAAAAGCTTAAAAGACATTGGTTTAGTAAACAGAATGATTGTAAATACAAAGAGAATGGAAATTTTGGACTTGATTGAAACTCTTTCAGAAAAGAGGGAATAA